One segment of Triticum aestivum cultivar Chinese Spring chromosome 2A, IWGSC CS RefSeq v2.1, whole genome shotgun sequence DNA contains the following:
- the LOC123188410 gene encoding glucose-6-phosphate/phosphate translocator 2, chloroplastic: protein MLAAAASVKFSPASAGGSTTTKLAFKPVHLPPLPNAVPRPLSLSARPLYRQEPFLAAARNGRAASTAPPAATADGSRPVETAAAPEAAKSAKIGVYFATWWALNVIFNIYNKKVLNAFPYPWLTSTLSLAAGSAIMLVSWATRIAEAPQTDLDFWKALSPVAIAHTIGHVAATVSMAKVAVSFTHIIKSAEPAFSVLVSRFFLGEHFPLPVYFSLLPIIGGCALAAVTELNFNMIGFLGAMISNLAFVFRNIFSKKGMKGKSVSGMNYYACLSMLSLVILLPFAFAMEGPKVWAAGWQNAVAEIGPNFVWWVAAQSVFYHLYNQVSYMSLDEISPLTFSVGNTMKRISVIVASIIIFRTPVQPVNALGAAIAILGTFIYSQAKQ, encoded by the exons AtgctggccgccgccgcctccgtcaagTTCTCCCCGGCGTCCGCCGGTGGCAGTACCACCACCAAGTTGGCCTTCAAGCCtgtccacctccctcccctccccaacgCCGTCCCGcgtcccctctccctctccgcgcGGCCTCTGTACCGCCAGGAGCCGTTCCTGGCGGCGGCCCGCAACGGCCGTGCCGCGTCAACGGCGCCCCCTGCAGCCACCGCGGATGGCTCGCGGCCGGTGGAGACGGCGGCCGCGCCGGAGGCCGCGAAGAGCGCCAAGATCGGGGTCTACTTCGCCACGTGGTGGGCGCTGAACGTGATCTTCAACATATACAACAAGAAGGTGCTGAATGCGTTCCCGTACCCGTGGCTCACGTCGACCCTGTCCCTGGCCGCCGGCTCCGCCATCATGCTCGTGTCCTGGGCCACCAGGATCGCCGAGGCGCCCCAGACGGACCTCGATTTCTGGAAGGCTCTCTCTCCG GTGGCGATTGCGCACACGATCGGGCACGTGGCGGCGACGGTGAGCATGGCGAAGGTGGCCGTGTCCTTCACGCACATCATCAAGAGCGCGGAGCCGGCGTTCAGCGTCCTCGTCTCGAGGTTCTTCCTCGGCGAGCACTTCCCGTTGCCGGTCTACTTCTCCCTCCTCCCGATCATTGGTGGATGCGCTCTCGCGGCCGTCACCGAGCTCAATTTCAACATGATTG GATTCCTGGGGGCGATGATCTCGAACCTGGCGTTCGTGTTCCGGAACATATTCTCCAAGAAGGGGATGAAGGGCAAGTCGGTGAGCGGGATGAACTACTATGCCTGCCTCTCCATGCTGTCCCTGGTGATCCTCCTCCCTTTCGCCTTCGCCATGGAGGGCCCCAAGGTGTGGGCTGCAGGCTGGCAGAATGCAGTCGCTGAGATCGGTCCCAACTTCGTCTG GTGGGTGGCGGCGCAGAGCGTGTTCTACCACCTGTACAACCAGGTGTCGTACATGTCGCTGGACGAGATCTCGCCGCTGACATTCAGCGTGGGCAACACCATGAAGCGCATCTCGGTCATCGTCGCGTCCATCATCATCTTCCGCACGCCGGTGCAGCCCGTCAACGCGCTCGGGGCGGCCATCGCCATCCTCGGAACCTTCATCTACTCCCAG GCAAAGCAGTAA